In Phalacrocorax aristotelis chromosome 25, bGulAri2.1, whole genome shotgun sequence, the following proteins share a genomic window:
- the GBA1 gene encoding lysosomal acid glucosylceramidase has protein sequence MGATGALGWLLLLLLAAHRAAGAQPCSPKYFGRDAMVCVCNATYCDTLDPVVLPAPGTYVKYESSKAGKRLERSEGSFQRVLHAPDLVLTVDMTQRYQKVKGFGGSMTDAAAINILSLPETAQDHLLRSYFSEEGLEYNLVRLPMASCDFSLHAYTYDDVPFDYELTHFSLRDEDVKLKIPLLHRALAMSKRPLSLYASPWTSPTWMKTSESFVGKGTLKGQAGDKYHKTWANYFVRFLDEYAKHNLTFWAVTAENEPSAGLINNYPFQCLGFTAEQQRDFIARDLGPALANSSHQHIQLIILDDNRLHLPHWAKVVLEDEEAARYVHGIGIHWYLDFIGPIQDTVVPTHELFPDYFILATEACIGAHFWERDVILGCWERGNQYSHSILTNLNHFVVGWTDWNLALDLEGGPNWVKNYVDSPVIVDTSEGIFYKQPMFYHLGHFSKFIPEGSQRVGLVASKESKKMDLEYTAFLRPDGAVVVVVLNRSPQNVTFGLADTVGLITAVAPASSIQTYLWQRQ, from the exons ATGGGGGCGACCGGCgccctgggctggctgctgctgctgctgctggccgcGCACCGGGCCGCAG gcgcccagccctgcagccccaagTACTTTGGCCGTGATGCCATGGTGTGCGTCTGCAACGCTACGTACTGTGACACGCTGGACCCCGTGGTCCTGCCAGCCCCGGGCACCTACGTCAAGTACGAGAGCAGCAAGGCCGGCAAGCGGCTGGAGCGCAGCGAGGGGAGCTTCCAGCGCGTCCTCCACGCCCCAG ATCTTGTCCTGACTGTAGACATGACGCAGCGGTACCAGAAGGTGAAGGGTTTTGGTGGCTCCATGACCGACGCAGCTGCTATAAACATCCTTTCCCTGCCAGAAACAGCCCAGGATCACCTGCTGCGCTCATACTTTTCTGAGGAAG GGCTGGAGTACAACCTTGTCCGGCTCCCTATGGCCAGCTGCGACTTCTCCCTCCATGCCTACACCTACGACGATGTTCCCTTTGACTATGAGCTCACCCACTTCAGCCTGCGAGACGAGGACGTGAAGCTGAAG ATCCCCCTCCTGCATCGAGCTTTGGCCATGAGCAAGCGGCCGCTGTCGCTGTACGCCAGCCCCTGGACCTCCCCAACCTGGATGAAGACCAGCGAATCCTTTGTGGGGAAGGGCACACtgaaggggcaggcaggggacaaGTACCACAAGACCTGGGCGAATTACTTCGTACG GTTCCTGGATGAGTACGCCAAGCACAACCTGACCTTCTGGGCAGTGACGGCGGAGAACGAGCCCTCAGCCGGGCTGATCAACAACTACCCCTTTCAGTGCCTGGGCTtcacagctgagcagcagcggGACTTCATCGCGCGAGACCTGGGCCCCGCGCTGGCCAACAGCTCCCACCAGCACATCCAGCTCATCATCCTGGATGACAACCGGCTCCACCTCCCACACTGGGCCAAAGTG GTTCTGGAGGATGAAGAGGCAGCTCGCTACGTCCATGGTATCGGCATCCACTGGTACCTGGACTTCATCGGTCCCATACAGGACACAGTGGTGCCCACTCATGAGCTCTTCCCTGACTACTTCATCCTGGCCACAGAGGCGTGCATCGGGGCCCACTTCTGGGAGAGGGACGTGATCCTGGGCTGCTGGGAGCGGGGAAACCAGTACAGCCACAGCATCCTGACG AACCTGAACCACTTTGTGGTCGGCTGGACCGACTGGAACCTGGCCCTGGACCTGGAGGGGGGCCCCAACTGGGTCAAGAACTATGTGGACAGCCCTGTCATCGTGGACACCAGTGAAGGCATCTTCTACAAGCAGCCCATGTTCTACCACCTGGGGCATTTCAG TAAGTTCATCCCTGAGGGCTCGCAGCGTGTGGGGCTCGTCGCTTCCAAAGAGTCCAAGAAGATGGACCTGGAGTACACGGCTTTCCTGCGCCCTGACGGTgccgtggtggtggtggttctGAACCG GTCCCCGCAGAATGTCACCTTCGGGCTGGCTGATACGGTTGGCCTCATCACAGCCGTGGCTCCGGCCAGCTCCATCCAGACCTACCTCTGGCAGCGGCAGTGA